In Roseisolibacter agri, a genomic segment contains:
- the sufU gene encoding Fe-S cluster assembly sulfur transfer protein SufU, giving the protein MSDLTELYQAVILDHNRKPRNHGQPERFDGTADGRNTLCGDALTVWVALDGDTLADVRFVGEGCAISKASASLMTQAVKGKSRAEAEALFERFHALVTGREAPPADGVRGSLGPLAALAGVSRFPIRVKCASLAWHTLKAALDAPADADASHAPVTTE; this is encoded by the coding sequence ATGAGTGATCTCACGGAGCTCTACCAGGCCGTCATCCTCGACCACAACCGCAAGCCCCGCAACCACGGGCAGCCGGAGCGGTTCGACGGGACGGCGGACGGGCGCAACACGCTGTGCGGCGACGCGCTGACGGTGTGGGTGGCGCTCGACGGCGACACGCTGGCCGACGTGCGCTTCGTCGGCGAGGGGTGCGCGATCTCCAAGGCGTCGGCGTCGCTCATGACGCAGGCGGTGAAGGGGAAGTCGCGCGCCGAGGCGGAGGCGCTGTTCGAGCGGTTCCACGCGCTCGTCACCGGGCGCGAGGCGCCGCCCGCCGACGGCGTCCGCGGGTCGCTCGGCCCCCTGGCCGCGCTGGCCGGCGTGTCGCGCTTCCCCATCCGCGTGAAGTGCGCGTCGCTGGCGTGGCACACGCTGAAGGCGGCGCTCGATGCGCCGGCGGACGCGGATGCATCGCACGCGCCGGTGACGACCGAATGA
- a CDS encoding M23 family metallopeptidase yields the protein MRPSVVASLPLALPAALLLTACAGGLRPAPPARPSVPVVASLPAPPSEEDAERLRERRLRVPVAGVRVEEVRDAFADGRGERLHLAVDIMAPRGTPVLSADDGRIWKLRSNALGGITIYTTDPDERFVYYYAHLDRYRDGLLEGMPVLRGDTLGFVGTTGNAPPDVPHLHFQVARLGADRRWWTGTPIDPLPYLRESAGMPPRAVAVRRAVSTPSPTPVAAARDTSARRVVPRPTVPTFDDDSSAATDSVLAPRTPARKR from the coding sequence GTGCGTCCGTCCGTCGTCGCCTCCCTTCCGCTCGCCCTCCCGGCCGCGCTCCTGCTGACCGCGTGCGCGGGGGGCCTGCGCCCCGCACCGCCGGCGCGTCCGAGCGTCCCCGTCGTCGCCTCGCTCCCGGCGCCGCCGTCCGAGGAGGACGCCGAGCGGCTGCGCGAGCGCCGGCTGCGCGTGCCGGTGGCGGGCGTGCGCGTGGAGGAGGTGCGCGACGCGTTCGCCGACGGGCGCGGGGAGCGGCTGCATCTCGCGGTGGACATCATGGCGCCGCGCGGCACGCCCGTGCTGAGCGCGGACGATGGCCGCATCTGGAAGCTGCGCTCGAACGCCCTCGGCGGGATCACGATCTACACGACCGATCCGGACGAGCGCTTCGTCTACTACTACGCGCACCTCGATCGCTATCGCGACGGGCTGCTCGAGGGGATGCCGGTGCTGCGCGGCGACACGCTGGGCTTCGTGGGCACCACCGGCAACGCGCCGCCCGACGTCCCGCACCTGCACTTCCAGGTGGCGCGCCTCGGCGCCGACCGGCGCTGGTGGACCGGCACGCCCATCGATCCGCTGCCGTACCTGCGCGAGTCCGCGGGAATGCCGCCGCGCGCCGTCGCCGTGCGACGCGCGGTGTCCACGCCGTCGCCGACGCCCGTCGCCGCGGCGCGTGACACGTCGGCGCGTCGCGTCGTGCCGCGTCCCACGGTGCCGACGTTCGACGACGACTCGTCGGCCGCGACCGACAGCGTGCTCGCGCCGCGCACGCCCGCACGCAAGCGCTGA
- a CDS encoding alkaline phosphatase family protein: MPLLPALLARLSAFDLAAGGLGLVGALSTVPAPVATSGAARQPPAPTLVVVVVVDQLRADYLDRFGPQLSGGLARLARGGAVLTRAVHDHAITETAPGHATVLSGRYPRSHGIIGNLLGVDDPGSPLVGVDSGMGDPASPRRFRGTTLADWLVARDGRAQVLAVSRKDRGAILPLGRARTGDRTTAQAYWYATNGRFTTSRWYAERLPAWVEAFDRRQLGQRMAGRAWTPLFPTDSYPEPANVPAPGGASAPFPHVLPQDSLLAADVVRATPFMDELTLAFALEGLRALRLGASGRTDLLVVSLSSTDAVGHQYGPDSRELHDQVLRVDRALGGFLDSLFALRDSSRIVVALTSDHGITRFPEIAANDPRRPAQLVPRRVDPDSALAAVRAGLAARGVSPWAMLLDNGALYLDRRALAAARIREDSLLSAAESTLRAVPGVRRVDRLERLAKADTVRDAIARRWLHSVPADYPISVVVTLDSGSVWSTRIAAEHGSPYDDDAHVPLVLWGAPFKAGRYDQPTGVVDLAPTLARVLGLRPAERVDGRVLEFVLRK; this comes from the coding sequence GTGCCGCTGCTGCCCGCCCTCCTCGCGCGCCTCTCCGCGTTCGACCTCGCCGCCGGCGGCCTCGGGCTGGTGGGCGCGCTGTCGACCGTGCCCGCGCCGGTGGCGACGTCCGGCGCCGCCCGGCAGCCGCCCGCGCCGACGCTGGTCGTGGTGGTCGTCGTCGACCAGCTGCGCGCCGACTACCTGGACCGCTTCGGGCCGCAGCTGAGCGGCGGGCTGGCGCGCCTCGCGCGCGGCGGCGCGGTGCTGACGCGCGCGGTGCACGACCACGCGATCACCGAGACGGCGCCCGGGCACGCGACGGTGCTGTCGGGCCGGTATCCGCGCTCGCACGGCATCATCGGCAACCTGCTCGGCGTCGACGATCCGGGGAGCCCGCTCGTGGGCGTGGACAGCGGCATGGGCGACCCCGCGTCGCCGCGCCGCTTCCGCGGCACCACGCTGGCCGACTGGCTGGTGGCGCGCGACGGCCGTGCGCAGGTGCTGGCGGTCTCGCGCAAGGACCGCGGTGCGATCCTCCCGCTGGGGCGCGCGCGCACCGGCGACCGCACGACCGCGCAGGCGTACTGGTACGCGACCAACGGCCGCTTCACGACCAGCCGCTGGTACGCCGAGCGGCTGCCCGCGTGGGTGGAGGCGTTCGATCGACGGCAGCTGGGGCAGCGCATGGCCGGCCGCGCGTGGACGCCGCTCTTCCCGACGGACTCGTATCCCGAGCCGGCGAACGTGCCCGCGCCCGGCGGCGCGTCGGCGCCCTTCCCGCACGTGCTGCCGCAGGACTCGCTGCTGGCGGCGGACGTCGTCCGCGCGACGCCGTTCATGGACGAGCTGACGCTGGCGTTCGCGCTGGAGGGTCTACGCGCGTTGAGGCTGGGCGCGTCGGGGCGCACCGACCTGCTGGTCGTCTCGCTCTCGTCGACCGACGCGGTGGGGCACCAGTACGGGCCCGACTCGCGCGAGCTGCACGACCAGGTGCTGCGCGTCGACCGCGCGCTCGGCGGCTTCCTCGACTCGCTGTTCGCGCTGCGCGACTCGTCGCGCATCGTGGTCGCGCTGACGTCGGATCACGGCATCACGCGCTTCCCCGAGATCGCCGCGAACGACCCGCGTCGGCCCGCGCAGCTGGTGCCGCGCCGCGTCGATCCGGACAGCGCGCTGGCGGCGGTGCGCGCGGGGCTCGCGGCGCGCGGCGTCTCGCCATGGGCCATGCTGCTCGACAACGGCGCGCTCTACCTCGACCGCCGCGCGCTCGCCGCCGCGCGCATCCGCGAGGACTCGCTGCTGTCGGCGGCCGAGTCGACGCTGCGCGCGGTGCCGGGCGTGCGGCGCGTGGACCGGCTGGAGCGGCTGGCGAAGGCCGACACGGTGCGCGACGCGATCGCGCGCCGGTGGCTGCACAGCGTGCCGGCGGACTACCCGATCTCGGTCGTCGTGACGCTCGACTCGGGGAGCGTGTGGAGCACGCGCATCGCCGCGGAGCACGGCTCGCCGTACGACGACGACGCGCACGTGCCGCTCGTGCTGTGGGGCGCTCCTTTCAAGGCGGGGCGCTACGACCAGCCCACGGGCGTGGTGGACCTGGCGCCGACGCTGGCGCGCGTCCTCGGCCTTCGCCCCGCGGAGCGGGTGGACGGACGGGTGCTGGAGTTCGTGCTCAGGAAGTAG
- a CDS encoding DUF4956 domain-containing protein, with protein sequence MSAWLRRLLSDDRLVVRIALHYALLFGGGALLWRTIPDDARRATMAAFAPMLLSDAGALAALLRGDAVTALTPTVASPRSIALTVLGATLGAFLLALPVAWTYMLTRERKGYRQSVVHTLVLLPVVVAGVVVLVKTSLALAFSLAGIVAAVRFRNTLDDSKDATFLFLAVGLGLAAGVELDVAMVLSVLFNVATLVLFYTDFARTPPAVEGERAKRQLERAMAIANRTSQFVARVDEEVLRTLAPAQLDALATRVRRRREEVGADLPSVPELEFDARLLVETTDADAARALVESVLETRVKRWAVEESAHGAGDGDQVLAYHVRWKKGTSPAAVLDAVQAEATPFVVRAEIA encoded by the coding sequence ATGTCCGCCTGGCTGCGCCGGCTGCTCTCGGACGACCGGCTGGTCGTCCGCATCGCGCTCCACTACGCGCTGCTGTTCGGCGGTGGCGCGCTGTTGTGGCGGACGATCCCCGACGACGCGCGGCGCGCGACGATGGCCGCGTTCGCGCCGATGCTGCTCTCCGATGCGGGCGCGCTGGCCGCGCTGCTACGCGGCGACGCCGTCACCGCGCTCACGCCCACGGTCGCCTCGCCCCGCTCGATCGCGCTCACCGTCCTCGGCGCCACGCTGGGCGCGTTCCTGCTGGCGCTGCCCGTGGCGTGGACGTACATGCTGACGCGCGAGCGGAAGGGCTACCGCCAGAGCGTGGTGCACACGCTCGTGCTGCTGCCGGTGGTCGTGGCGGGCGTCGTCGTGCTGGTGAAGACGAGCCTCGCGCTCGCGTTCAGCCTCGCGGGCATCGTGGCGGCGGTGCGCTTCCGCAACACGCTCGACGACAGCAAGGACGCGACGTTCCTCTTCCTCGCGGTGGGGCTGGGGCTGGCCGCGGGCGTGGAGCTGGACGTCGCGATGGTGCTGTCGGTGCTGTTCAACGTCGCGACGCTGGTGCTGTTCTACACCGACTTCGCACGCACGCCGCCGGCGGTGGAGGGCGAGCGCGCGAAGCGGCAGCTGGAGCGCGCGATGGCGATCGCCAACCGCACCAGCCAGTTCGTGGCGCGCGTGGACGAGGAGGTGCTGCGCACGCTGGCGCCCGCGCAGCTGGACGCGCTGGCGACGCGCGTGCGCCGCCGCCGCGAGGAGGTCGGCGCCGACCTGCCGAGCGTGCCCGAGCTGGAGTTCGACGCGCGGCTGCTGGTCGAGACGACCGACGCCGACGCCGCGCGCGCGCTCGTGGAGTCGGTGCTGGAGACGCGCGTGAAGCGCTGGGCGGTCGAGGAGTCCGCACACGGCGCGGGCGACGGCGACCAGGTGCTCGCGTACCACGTGCGCTGGAAGAAGGGGACGTCGCCGGCCGCCGTGCTGGACGCCGTGCAGGCCGAGGCGACGCCGTTCGTCGTCCGCGCGGAGATCGCCTGA
- a CDS encoding helix-turn-helix transcriptional regulator has translation MQHVPGTLGGFRGLRAELLIALKKAPHPLTAKELADRFGLTPNALRRHLDSLEAEELVRHRREVRGVGAPVHAYGLTAAGEALFPQAYAPVLAAVLEAVRETAGPAGVRQVLARQWAGLVEGAGDRLAELPLPERAQLVAELRSSQGYMAEAVPLGDGDAVIREHHCAIRDVAAQFPEICEAEHELMERLLGVPVERTGHMLHGCTTCEYTVRASAPVGDGGPGPAAPRADELAPVAVPAAPPALADAAVRSTTHLPTCTCASHRAAPQEQA, from the coding sequence ATGCAACACGTTCCCGGCACGCTCGGTGGCTTTCGCGGACTGCGCGCCGAGCTGCTGATCGCCCTCAAGAAGGCCCCGCACCCGCTCACGGCGAAGGAGCTGGCCGACCGCTTCGGGCTCACGCCCAACGCGCTGCGGCGGCACCTCGACTCGCTCGAGGCCGAGGAGCTGGTGCGGCACCGCCGCGAGGTCCGCGGGGTGGGGGCGCCGGTGCACGCCTACGGGCTCACCGCGGCCGGCGAGGCGCTCTTCCCGCAGGCCTACGCGCCCGTGCTGGCCGCCGTCCTCGAGGCGGTGCGCGAGACGGCCGGCCCCGCCGGGGTGCGGCAGGTCCTCGCCCGGCAGTGGGCGGGGCTGGTCGAGGGGGCCGGCGACCGGCTGGCGGAGCTCCCGCTGCCCGAGCGCGCGCAGCTGGTGGCCGAGCTGCGGTCGTCGCAGGGCTACATGGCGGAGGCGGTCCCGCTGGGCGACGGCGACGCGGTGATCCGCGAGCACCACTGCGCGATCCGCGACGTGGCCGCGCAGTTCCCCGAGATCTGCGAGGCCGAGCACGAGCTGATGGAGCGGCTGCTCGGCGTGCCGGTGGAGCGCACCGGGCACATGCTGCACGGCTGCACGACCTGTGAGTACACGGTGCGCGCGTCCGCGCCCGTCGGCGACGGGGGCCCTGGCCCCGCGGCGCCGCGCGCGGACGAGCTCGCGCCCGTTGCAGTGCCCGCGGCGCCCCCGGCTCTCGCCGACGCCGCGGTTCGATCCACGACCCACCTCCCTACGTGCACGTGCGCGTCCCACCGGGCCGCGCCCCAGGAGCAGGCATGA
- the sufD gene encoding Fe-S cluster assembly protein SufD — MITETQQSLAQAVVASAQADAAAAPGQSLALPDVYAAELGASIAAAEANGPSWLADLRRAGAAAARAQGFPTTKHEDWHYTSTAALAEAGYPTLASASGAVTAADLAPYTFGHDEWPTVVFVNGRFDASRSTLDRLPEGVRVLPLAQALGEEPETLERVLGKIATPDAQPFVALNQGLFVDGALLVVQKEMEADVPVHLLYVTDASGARGATHPRTVIVAERHSKVTVIESHVGLGDAAYLANPVTEVEVADGATVHHVLQQRQSQRAFHLAHVEARQGRDSHFVQFSFAIGGLLSRTNVYTLLGGEGCGATLNGLYLLDGAQHCDHQTRIEHAQPNTYSRELYKGILDGQSHGVFNGKVYVRPVAQKTDGKQTNNTLLLSEQAQIDTKPQLEIFADDVKCTHGATVGRLDQTALFYMKSRGLTDETARKLLTYAFAADALETIELEAVRDGLEALTMARYTT; from the coding sequence GTGATCACCGAGACGCAGCAGAGCCTCGCGCAGGCGGTCGTCGCCAGCGCGCAGGCCGACGCCGCGGCCGCGCCGGGCCAGTCGCTGGCGCTTCCCGACGTCTACGCCGCCGAGCTGGGCGCGTCGATCGCGGCCGCCGAGGCGAACGGCCCGTCGTGGCTCGCCGACCTGCGCCGCGCCGGCGCGGCCGCCGCGCGCGCGCAGGGCTTCCCGACCACCAAGCACGAGGACTGGCACTACACGTCCACCGCCGCGCTGGCGGAGGCCGGGTATCCGACGCTCGCCAGCGCCTCGGGCGCGGTGACGGCGGCGGACCTCGCGCCGTACACGTTCGGGCACGACGAGTGGCCGACGGTGGTGTTCGTGAACGGACGCTTCGACGCGTCGCGCTCGACGCTCGACCGCCTGCCGGAGGGCGTGCGCGTGCTGCCCCTGGCGCAGGCGCTCGGCGAGGAGCCCGAGACGCTGGAGCGCGTGCTCGGCAAGATCGCGACGCCGGACGCGCAGCCGTTCGTGGCGCTGAACCAGGGGCTGTTCGTCGACGGCGCGCTGCTGGTGGTGCAGAAGGAGATGGAGGCCGACGTCCCCGTCCACCTGCTGTACGTCACCGACGCGTCGGGCGCGCGCGGCGCGACGCACCCGCGCACCGTGATCGTCGCCGAGCGGCACTCGAAGGTGACGGTGATCGAGAGCCACGTGGGGCTGGGCGACGCGGCGTACCTCGCGAACCCGGTGACGGAGGTCGAGGTCGCGGACGGCGCGACGGTGCACCACGTCCTGCAGCAGCGGCAGAGCCAGCGCGCGTTCCACCTCGCGCACGTCGAGGCGCGGCAGGGGCGCGACAGCCACTTCGTGCAGTTCTCGTTCGCGATCGGCGGGCTGCTCTCGCGCACCAACGTCTACACGCTGCTGGGCGGCGAGGGGTGCGGCGCGACGCTGAACGGGCTGTACCTGCTGGACGGCGCGCAGCACTGCGACCATCAGACGCGCATCGAGCACGCGCAGCCGAACACGTACAGCCGGGAGCTCTACAAGGGGATCCTGGACGGGCAGTCGCACGGCGTGTTCAACGGCAAGGTGTACGTCCGCCCGGTGGCGCAGAAGACCGACGGCAAGCAGACGAACAACACGCTGCTGCTCTCGGAGCAGGCGCAGATCGACACGAAGCCGCAGCTGGAGATCTTCGCGGACGACGTGAAGTGCACGCACGGCGCGACGGTGGGCCGGCTGGACCAGACGGCGCTCTTCTACATGAAGAGCCGCGGCCTGACCGACGAGACGGCGCGCAAGCTCCTGACGTACGCCTTCGCGGCGGATGCGCTGGAGACGATCGAGCTGGAGGCGGTGCGGGACGGGCTGGAGGCCCTCACCATGGCACGCTACACCACGTGA
- the sufB gene encoding Fe-S cluster assembly protein SufB encodes MSATIETLVNREYQHGFVTEVDADQLPPGLSEDVIRAISARKNEPQWLLDWRLKAYRRWLTMREPHWPNVKYPAIDYQAVSYYSAPKQAAKKASLDEVDPAILETYKKLGISLNEQKRLEGVAVDAVFDSVSVGTTYKAELAKHGIIFCSFGEAVQEHPELVQKYLGSVVPYSDNFFAALNSAVFSDGSFVYIPKGVRCPMELSTYFRINASGTGQFERTLIVADEGAYVSYLEGCTAPKRDENQLHAAVVEIVALDDATVKYSTVQNWYAGDAEGNGGIYNFVTKRGACRGARSKISWTQVETGSAITWKYPSVILQGDDSTGEFYSVAVVNGRQQADTGTKMIHIGRNTKSNIVSKGISAGQGNNAYRGAVKVLPKAEGARNYTQCDSMLVGNACGAHTFPYIEVQNNSAIVEHEASTSKIGEDQIFYLKQRGLSAEQAVSMIVSGFCKEVFQELPMEFALEAQQLLGITLEGSVG; translated from the coding sequence ATGAGCGCCACCATCGAGACCCTCGTCAACCGCGAGTACCAGCACGGCTTCGTCACCGAGGTCGATGCGGACCAGCTGCCGCCGGGGCTGAGCGAGGACGTCATCCGCGCGATCTCCGCGCGCAAGAACGAGCCGCAGTGGCTGCTCGACTGGCGGCTGAAGGCGTACCGCCGCTGGCTGACGATGCGCGAGCCGCACTGGCCGAACGTCAAGTACCCGGCGATCGACTACCAGGCGGTGAGCTACTACTCGGCGCCCAAGCAGGCCGCCAAGAAGGCGTCGCTCGACGAGGTCGATCCGGCGATCCTGGAGACGTACAAGAAGCTCGGCATCTCGCTCAACGAGCAGAAGCGGCTCGAGGGCGTGGCCGTGGACGCCGTGTTCGACTCGGTGTCGGTGGGCACGACGTACAAGGCGGAGCTGGCGAAGCACGGGATCATCTTCTGCTCGTTCGGCGAGGCGGTGCAGGAGCACCCCGAGCTGGTGCAGAAGTACCTCGGCTCCGTCGTTCCCTACAGCGACAACTTCTTCGCGGCGCTGAACAGCGCGGTGTTCTCCGACGGGTCGTTCGTCTACATCCCGAAGGGCGTGCGCTGCCCGATGGAGCTGTCGACGTACTTCCGCATCAACGCCAGCGGCACCGGCCAGTTCGAGCGCACGCTGATCGTCGCCGACGAGGGCGCGTACGTGTCGTACCTCGAGGGGTGCACGGCGCCCAAGCGCGACGAGAACCAGCTGCACGCCGCGGTCGTCGAGATCGTGGCGCTGGACGACGCGACGGTGAAGTACAGCACGGTGCAGAACTGGTACGCCGGCGACGCCGAGGGGAACGGCGGGATCTACAACTTCGTGACCAAGCGCGGCGCGTGCCGCGGGGCGCGCAGCAAGATCTCGTGGACGCAGGTGGAGACCGGCTCGGCCATCACGTGGAAGTACCCGAGCGTGATCCTGCAGGGCGACGACTCGACCGGCGAGTTCTACTCGGTGGCCGTGGTGAACGGGCGCCAGCAGGCCGACACGGGGACGAAGATGATCCACATCGGCCGCAACACGAAGTCGAACATCGTCAGCAAGGGCATCTCGGCCGGCCAGGGGAACAACGCCTACCGCGGCGCGGTGAAGGTGCTGCCGAAGGCCGAGGGCGCGCGCAACTACACGCAGTGCGACTCGATGCTGGTCGGCAACGCGTGCGGCGCGCACACCTTCCCGTACATCGAGGTCCAGAACAACAGCGCCATCGTCGAGCACGAGGCGTCGACCTCGAAGATCGGCGAGGACCAGATCTTCTACCTGAAGCAGCGCGGCCTGAGTGCCGAGCAGGCGGTCAGCATGATCGTCAGCGGCTTCTGCAAGGAGGTCTTCCAGGAGCTGCCGATGGAGTTCGCGCTCGAGGCGCAGCAGCTGCTCGGCATCACCCTCGAAGGCTCGGTCGGCTGA
- a CDS encoding capsule assembly Wzi family protein yields the protein MTPRPALALALAALLAGATTAPLAAQPAALVPVDDPTYALLDELAALVPVRGMVAGVRPYSRREVVRLARAGCAAIARDTVADGDARRARARSLVATLLAAHAPAADTANGCAAALRAPAPLSGRALEGAWLHALASNTSTRAVPRDNGIGSIRAVTTPALDARAGRPSVEGAALSLETAHALGVGSWLAVVAQPRLSLVAATDGGTRWEGALQRAGVRATRWNLAVHAGLESRHWGQGGERSLFVSGNAGPLRALSLGTDTAFALPWVFRKMGRWRAEGFVADLGRHREFPHSQLAAYKLDLSIVPWLELGAGVMSQMGGRGAPELSTAQRLRDLAPYLFWIVDEGSDPLATNKVANAHMRLRIPPWRSATFAWEMAIDDFDLRRVRRMFWEDTGHLMALTLPRLRDDGSLALDVQWHHTSLRLSQHYQFTDGLTYHGRIIGSPLGPAAQAGYVSLAWRPDVRTTWRLALAQEVRDSSQWRSRVTSADESGFDFVRVAPGVKEGRTRASVESRRDAPGAGRGWFARAGLERATNAGYVRGRPAQLRAFGEAGVGVRF from the coding sequence GTGACGCCCCGACCCGCCCTCGCCCTCGCCCTCGCGGCCCTGCTCGCCGGTGCGACCACCGCGCCCCTCGCCGCCCAGCCCGCCGCGCTCGTCCCCGTCGACGACCCGACCTACGCCCTGCTCGACGAGCTGGCGGCGCTGGTTCCCGTGCGCGGGATGGTCGCCGGGGTGCGCCCCTACTCGCGCCGCGAGGTGGTCCGGCTGGCGCGCGCCGGCTGCGCGGCGATCGCGCGCGACACCGTCGCGGACGGCGACGCCCGGCGCGCCCGCGCCCGGAGCCTCGTCGCGACGCTCCTGGCCGCCCACGCCCCGGCCGCCGACACCGCGAACGGCTGTGCCGCCGCCCTCCGCGCGCCGGCGCCCCTCTCGGGCCGCGCGCTGGAGGGCGCCTGGCTGCACGCGCTGGCCTCCAACACGTCGACCCGCGCGGTCCCGCGCGACAACGGCATCGGGTCGATCCGCGCGGTCACCACGCCCGCGCTCGACGCCCGCGCCGGCCGCCCGTCGGTCGAGGGCGCCGCCCTCTCGCTCGAGACGGCGCACGCGCTCGGCGTGGGGAGCTGGCTGGCGGTGGTCGCGCAGCCCCGGCTCTCGCTCGTCGCCGCGACGGACGGGGGCACCCGGTGGGAGGGGGCGCTGCAGCGCGCGGGCGTCCGCGCGACGCGCTGGAACCTCGCCGTCCACGCCGGCCTCGAGTCGCGCCACTGGGGGCAGGGGGGCGAGCGCTCCCTCTTCGTCTCCGGCAACGCGGGCCCGCTGCGCGCGCTGAGCCTGGGGACCGACACCGCGTTCGCGCTGCCGTGGGTCTTCCGGAAGATGGGACGGTGGCGCGCGGAGGGGTTCGTCGCGGACCTGGGACGGCATCGCGAGTTCCCGCACAGCCAGCTCGCCGCGTACAAGCTGGACCTCTCCATCGTGCCGTGGCTCGAGCTGGGCGCGGGCGTGATGAGCCAGATGGGCGGCCGCGGCGCGCCCGAGCTGAGCACGGCGCAGCGGCTGCGCGACCTCGCGCCCTACCTGTTCTGGATCGTCGACGAGGGGAGCGACCCGCTGGCCACCAACAAGGTCGCCAACGCCCACATGCGGCTGCGCATCCCGCCCTGGCGCTCGGCCACCTTCGCGTGGGAGATGGCGATCGACGACTTCGACCTGCGGCGCGTGCGGCGGATGTTCTGGGAGGACACGGGCCACCTGATGGCGCTGACGCTCCCGCGCCTGCGCGACGACGGCTCGCTCGCGCTCGACGTGCAGTGGCACCACACGTCGCTGCGGCTGTCGCAGCACTACCAGTTCACGGACGGGCTCACGTACCACGGCCGCATCATCGGCAGCCCGCTCGGCCCCGCGGCGCAGGCCGGCTACGTGTCGCTCGCGTGGCGCCCCGACGTGCGCACGACGTGGCGCCTCGCGCTCGCGCAGGAGGTGCGCGACTCCAGCCAGTGGCGCTCGCGCGTCACGAGCGCCGATGAGAGCGGCTTCGACTTCGTGCGCGTCGCGCCCGGCGTGAAGGAAGGGCGCACGCGCGCGTCGGTGGAGTCGCGCCGCGACGCACCCGGCGCGGGCCGCGGCTGGTTCGCGCGCGCGGGGCTGGAGCGCGCGACGAACGCCGGCTACGTGCGCGGCCGCCCGGCGCAGCTGCGCGCGTTCGGCGAGGCGGGGGTGGGCGTGCGGTTCTGA
- the sufC gene encoding Fe-S cluster assembly ATPase SufC → MLDIKNLTATVGDKQILNGISLTVRPGEVHAIMGPNGSGKSTLAQVLAGHPAYEVTGGEVTFDGRDLLEMEAEERAQAGVFLAFQYPVEIPGVSNAYFLRAAYNEMRKARGEDEVDPLEFLDIVEERAKLVEMDPAFLNRSVNTGFSGGEKKRNEILQMAVLAPKLAILDETDSGLDIDALRIVADGVNSLKRPDNATIVVTHYQRLLNYIVPDYVHVLAGGRIVKSGGKELALELEAKGYDWLLEGATA, encoded by the coding sequence GTGCTCGATATCAAGAATCTGACGGCCACCGTCGGCGACAAGCAGATCCTCAACGGCATCTCCCTGACCGTGCGGCCGGGCGAGGTGCACGCCATCATGGGCCCCAACGGCTCGGGCAAGAGCACGCTCGCGCAGGTGCTGGCCGGCCACCCCGCGTACGAGGTGACGGGCGGCGAGGTCACGTTCGACGGCCGCGACCTGCTGGAGATGGAGGCCGAGGAGCGCGCGCAGGCGGGCGTGTTCCTGGCGTTCCAGTACCCGGTCGAGATCCCCGGCGTCTCCAACGCCTACTTCCTGCGCGCCGCGTACAACGAGATGCGCAAGGCGCGCGGCGAGGACGAGGTCGATCCGCTCGAGTTCCTCGACATCGTCGAGGAGCGCGCGAAGCTGGTCGAGATGGACCCGGCGTTCCTCAACCGCTCGGTGAACACGGGCTTCTCGGGCGGCGAGAAGAAGCGCAACGAGATCCTGCAGATGGCGGTGCTGGCGCCGAAGCTGGCGATCCTCGACGAGACCGACTCGGGGCTCGACATCGACGCGCTGCGCATCGTGGCCGACGGCGTGAACTCGCTGAAGCGCCCCGACAACGCGACGATCGTCGTCACGCACTACCAGCGCCTGCTGAACTACATCGTGCCCGACTACGTGCACGTGCTGGCGGGCGGCCGCATCGTGAAGAGCGGCGGCAAGGAGCTGGCGCTGGAGCTCGAGGCGAAGGGCTACGACTGGCTGCTCGAGGGGGCGACGGCGTGA